The Rutidosis leptorrhynchoides isolate AG116_Rl617_1_P2 unplaced genomic scaffold, CSIRO_AGI_Rlap_v1 contig312, whole genome shotgun sequence genome has a segment encoding these proteins:
- the LOC139882827 gene encoding protein SODIUM POTASSIUM ROOT DEFECTIVE 1-like — MEKIDISCASEASTTICLSMDQPSPSSAAHLGGRAIDRHNPIIKDGRRIYVPCTFQLQPPIDPKPHHLLDTDNKKSSSLKRSDENKTKKKKNVQKLSIGHGEIDDYKEENSFKEIEFTSKKKCITPPAVSSRYLLSENIVDGLSENKEEDGDGSSKIVESISKRFSSFSSLFRKSFNPDRPPSVQAHVVVLRVSLHCKGCEGKVRKHLSRMDGVTSYNIDFKAKKVTIVGDVTPLSVLASVSKVKNAQFWPENSTLAPPAVNQEVK; from the exons ATGGAAAAAATTGACATTTCCTGTGCATCAGAAGCTTCAACTACCATATGTTTGAGCATGGACCAGCCCTCACCTTCCTCGGCAGCTCATCTTGGCGGCCGAGCAATTGATCGACACAATCCGATAATTAAAGATGGAAGAAGGATATATGTTCCATGTACTTTCCAACTTCAGCCTCCCATTGATCCTAAACCTCATCATCTTCTCGATACTGACAACAAAAAGTCTTCTTCTTTGAAACGGAGTGACGAAAATAAGACCAAGAAGAAGAAGAACGTGCAGAAGCTAAGTATTGGCCATGGCGAAATCGATGATTACAAAGAGGAGAACTCTTTCAAGGAAATCGAGTTTACTAGCAAGAAGAAATGCATTACTCCTCCAGCTGTCTCGTCCAGATATTTGTTGAGTGAAAATATTGTTGATGGCTTATCTGAAAACAAAGAGGAAGATGGGGACGGCTCCTCGAAAATCGTCGAATCGATTTCGAAACGGTTCTCTTCTTTTTCCTCACTGTTCCGCAAATCCTTTAATCCGGATAGGCCTCCTTCAGTCCAG GCACATGTTGTGGTTTTGAGGGTCTCTCTTCACTGCAAAGGGTGTGAAGGCAAAGTAAGAAAGCATCTATCCAGGATGGACG GCGTGACATCCTACAATATAGATTTTAAAGCAAAGAAGGTGACAATTGTAGGAGACGTAACGCCATTAAGTGTTCTTGCGAGTGTATCAAAGGTCAAGAACGCTCAATTTTGGCCCGAAAATTCGACCCTAGCTCCTCCTGCAGTCAATCAAGAAGTGAAGTGA